The following proteins come from a genomic window of Chloroflexota bacterium:
- a CDS encoding AMP-binding protein, whose protein sequence is MRTLSVVGPRTLRSELEAKVRRHPNRTWIIFEAADGSVVQVTFGDFERRARQAAHVLTDLGVRPGDKVTLHLTNSLEFLELWFGAAMCGAVIVPVNTLSSLDELEYLVNHSESVAFVTEGTEPPLLEVAEQLLPRCPNVRNLLVCRTMTDLGRARSYNRLREAAPDQPVPHQPRPEDEVAILYTSGTTSKPKGCLITNANYIHVGECVARELRAAPDDRWLTVLPFFHGNSQYYCTMPALLVGGSIAIVERFSASRYFMQATRYDCTLGSLFAAPMRMLLGQPHSPTHRQHRLRLVIFAQNVTEAQLAEWDQRFGAPLLQIYGMTEQLGHPLANPLDYPRDNMSVGLPGLGWQVRLVDEHGHDVPDGEVGQILVRGEPGVSLMKGYFKNPEATAEAIRDGWLWTGDNARVGENGYVYFVDRAKDMIKRSGENVAASEVEAVLKAHPAVFDAAVVGVPDPIRDEAIKAFVIPRPGLAITEEHLIGWCAERLAKFRVPQFVEFRTEFPRTSVGKIQKHLLRAEAQASPPDAATSAR, encoded by the coding sequence ATGCGGACGTTGAGCGTTGTCGGGCCGCGCACCCTGCGTAGCGAGCTGGAAGCGAAGGTCCGGCGGCATCCCAACCGGACCTGGATCATCTTTGAGGCCGCCGATGGCTCGGTGGTGCAGGTCACCTTCGGCGACTTCGAGCGGCGCGCCCGTCAGGCCGCCCACGTCCTGACCGATCTCGGCGTGCGGCCCGGCGACAAGGTCACGTTGCACCTGACCAACAGCCTGGAATTCCTAGAGCTGTGGTTCGGTGCGGCCATGTGCGGCGCGGTGATCGTGCCGGTCAACACGCTGTCCTCGCTCGACGAGCTGGAGTACCTCGTCAACCACTCCGAGAGCGTGGCATTTGTTACGGAGGGCACCGAGCCGCCGCTGCTGGAGGTGGCTGAGCAGCTGCTGCCGCGCTGCCCGAATGTCCGCAACCTGCTGGTCTGCCGGACCATGACCGATCTCGGGCGGGCGCGCAGCTACAACCGGCTGCGCGAGGCCGCCCCGGACCAGCCAGTCCCACACCAGCCGCGCCCCGAGGACGAGGTCGCGATCCTGTACACGTCAGGCACGACCAGCAAGCCGAAGGGCTGCCTGATCACCAACGCCAACTATATCCACGTCGGCGAGTGCGTCGCGCGGGAGCTGCGGGCCGCCCCAGACGATCGTTGGCTGACCGTCTTGCCCTTCTTCCACGGCAACAGCCAGTACTATTGCACCATGCCAGCCCTGCTGGTGGGCGGCAGCATCGCGATCGTGGAGCGCTTCAGCGCCAGCCGCTACTTCATGCAGGCCACGCGCTACGACTGCACGCTCGGCAGCCTGTTCGCCGCGCCGATGCGGATGCTGCTCGGGCAGCCGCACTCGCCGACGCACCGACAGCATCGGCTGCGGCTCGTGATCTTCGCGCAGAACGTCACCGAGGCCCAGCTCGCCGAGTGGGATCAGCGCTTCGGCGCGCCGCTGCTCCAGATCTACGGCATGACGGAGCAACTAGGCCACCCGCTGGCGAACCCGCTCGACTACCCGCGCGACAACATGTCGGTTGGCCTCCCGGGCCTGGGCTGGCAGGTGCGGCTGGTGGACGAGCACGGCCACGACGTGCCGGACGGCGAGGTCGGGCAGATCCTGGTGCGGGGCGAGCCGGGCGTCTCGTTGATGAAGGGGTACTTCAAGAACCCCGAGGCCACTGCCGAGGCGATCCGCGATGGCTGGCTCTGGACCGGCGACAACGCCCGCGTGGGCGAGAACGGCTACGTCTACTTCGTGGACCGGGCCAAGGACATGATCAAGCGCTCGGGCGAGAATGTCGCGGCGAGCGAGGTCGAGGCGGTGCTGAAGGCGCATCCCGCCGTATTCGACGCGGCGGTGGTCGGCGTGCCCGACCCGATCCGCGACGAGGCGATCAAGGCCTTTGTCATCCCGCGGCCCGGCCTTGCCATCACCGAGGAGCACCTGATCGGCTGGTGCGCCGAGCGGCTCGCGAAGTTCCGCGTGCCGCAGTTCGTCGAGTTCCGCACGGAGTTCCCGCGCACCTCGGTCGGAAAGATCCAGAAGCATCTGCTGCGCGCCGAAGCGCAGGCCAGCCCGCCGGACGCCGCCACGTCAGCACGGTAG